One Campylobacter concisus DNA window includes the following coding sequences:
- the groL gene encoding chaperonin GroEL (60 kDa chaperone family; promotes refolding of misfolded polypeptides especially under stressful conditions; forms two stacked rings of heptamers to form a barrel-shaped 14mer; ends can be capped by GroES; misfolded proteins enter the barrel where they are refolded when GroES binds) has protein sequence MAKEIFYSDDARNRLYEGVKKLNDAVKVTMGPRGRNVLIQKSFGAPNITKDGVSVAKEVELKDTIENMGASLVREVASKTNDQAGDGTTTATVLAHAIFKEGLRNVTAGANPIEVKRGMDKEVAALIDALKNISKKVSGSKEIAQIATISANSDESIGKLIADAMEKVGKDGVITVEEAKSIQDELSVVEGMQFDRGYLSPYFITNPEKMQVELSNPFILLFDKKITNLKDLLPVLEQVQKSGKPLLIIAEDIEGEALATLVVNKLRGVLNISAVKAPGFGDRRKAMLEDIAILTGGEVISEELGRTLESATINDLGQASSVVIDKDNTTIVNGAGEKSAIDARITQIKAQIAETTSDYDKEKLQERLAKLSGGVAVIKVGAATETEMKEKKDRVDDALSATRAAVEEGIVVGGGSALILASKSVTLNLQGDEAIGAEIVRRALRAPLRQIAENAGFDAGVVANAVETSKDANFGFNAATGEYVNMFEAGIIDPVKVERVALQNAVSVASLLLTTEATISEIKEEKAMPAMPDMGGMGGMGGMM, from the coding sequence ATGGCAAAAGAAATTTTTTACTCTGATGATGCAAGAAATCGCCTATACGAGGGCGTAAAAAAACTAAATGACGCTGTAAAAGTGACAATGGGACCAAGAGGCAGAAATGTCCTTATCCAAAAGAGCTTTGGCGCTCCAAACATCACAAAAGACGGCGTTAGCGTGGCTAAAGAGGTTGAACTAAAAGATACTATCGAAAACATGGGTGCAAGCCTAGTTAGAGAAGTAGCAAGCAAGACAAACGACCAAGCAGGTGACGGCACTACAACAGCGACTGTGCTAGCTCACGCGATATTTAAAGAGGGTCTTAGAAACGTAACTGCTGGCGCAAATCCTATCGAAGTAAAACGCGGTATGGATAAAGAAGTAGCAGCTCTTATAGATGCACTAAAAAATATCTCTAAAAAAGTTTCTGGCTCAAAAGAGATCGCTCAGATCGCTACTATCTCTGCAAACTCAGACGAGAGCATCGGTAAGCTTATCGCTGATGCGATGGAGAAAGTCGGCAAAGATGGCGTCATAACAGTAGAAGAGGCAAAGTCTATCCAAGACGAGCTAAGCGTTGTTGAGGGTATGCAGTTTGACCGCGGATATCTAAGCCCATACTTCATCACAAACCCTGAAAAGATGCAAGTTGAGCTAAGCAATCCATTTATATTACTATTTGACAAGAAAATCACAAATTTAAAAGACCTGCTTCCAGTGCTTGAGCAAGTACAAAAGAGTGGCAAACCACTTCTAATAATCGCTGAAGATATCGAGGGCGAGGCACTTGCAACGCTTGTTGTAAACAAACTTCGCGGTGTGCTAAATATCTCGGCTGTTAAAGCTCCTGGCTTTGGCGATAGAAGAAAAGCAATGCTTGAAGATATCGCTATTTTAACAGGTGGCGAAGTTATCAGCGAAGAGCTAGGTAGAACACTTGAGAGCGCTACTATAAATGACCTTGGACAAGCTTCAAGCGTAGTTATTGACAAAGACAACACAACTATCGTAAATGGCGCAGGCGAGAAGTCAGCAATAGATGCTAGAATAACTCAGATAAAAGCGCAAATCGCCGAGACTACAAGCGACTATGACAAAGAAAAACTTCAAGAGCGCCTTGCAAAACTAAGCGGTGGCGTGGCAGTTATCAAAGTAGGTGCTGCGACTGAAACTGAGATGAAAGAGAAAAAAGACCGTGTAGATGACGCTCTAAGCGCTACTCGTGCAGCTGTTGAAGAGGGTATCGTAGTAGGTGGCGGTTCAGCTCTTATCCTTGCTTCAAAGAGTGTAACTCTAAATTTACAAGGTGATGAGGCAATCGGCGCTGAGATCGTTAGAAGAGCGCTTCGTGCTCCACTTCGCCAAATCGCTGAGAACGCTGGCTTTGACGCAGGCGTAGTAGCAAATGCAGTTGAGACAAGCAAAGATGCAAATTTTGGCTTTAATGCTGCAACTGGCGAATATGTAAATATGTTTGAAGCCGGTATCATCGATCCAGTTAAAGTTGAGAGAGTCGCGCTTCAAAACGCTGTTAGTGTGGCTAGCTTGCTACTAACAACTGAGGCAACTATCAGCGAGATAAAAGAAGAAAAAGCAATGCCTGCAATGCCTGACATGGGCGGAATGGGTGGCATGGGCGGCATGATGTAG
- the groES gene encoding co-chaperone GroES, translated as MNFQPLGKRVLVERVEETKTTASGIIIPDNAKEKPLSGEVKAVGAEVEGVKVGDKVVFAKYGGTEINLDDKTYLVLNIDDVLGVIK; from the coding sequence ATGAACTTTCAACCATTAGGCAAGCGTGTTCTAGTCGAACGCGTAGAGGAGACAAAGACCACAGCTTCGGGCATTATTATACCTGATAACGCAAAAGAAAAACCTTTAAGCGGTGAGGTAAAAGCAGTCGGTGCTGAAGTAGAGGGCGTAAAAGTTGGTGATAAAGTTGTATTTGCAAAATACGGTGGCACTGAGATAAATTTAGATGATAAAACATATCTTGTTTTAAACATTGATGATGTTTTAGGCGTGATTAAATAA
- a CDS encoding tryptophanyl-tRNA synthetase, whose protein sequence is MKKIAYLVVALALIILCIFGFTFSSFGNKFIANKIEKEALARGIDVKFKNFNLGLSTLNLEAIVMNAINLKANGDLSLFAQSMNLNIDIDADKAKASELGLKKDIALKANAIGKFSNFKLTATGTALGSNINLNANLKDYLPKALNLNAKDIELSEISALAKKPNLASGKLDLTSNMQGVDEKNEPIINAQILASGATINKEILKNEFGLNLAKDISFKGGVNAKFANEKVSAKTLIIAPEATLKANETTYDLASKNLKSDFLLNVPDLALFGKLLNQQLSGAVNANGEITMQENALKNLKAEINGLGGKINANFDSKNLALNATSIKLKELLALALQPSYADGEINLNANFSGFDELKKLAGEAKFEIKNGLINNGLAKLKNAAKFELKGGATAKGELINFDASVLSDLGELKDIKGVYDLKNSQIFSKFALLISDPEKFKAVSGFEVGSKMALAGDVKVKERKIDELNLGGDAFAGKLNAAIKNENLDLSLKEAQLGEILALSGNDRLANAKVNVQAKGQNIFSKSSSIAATIALNDGKFNATALSKMLDKKFPENEKFSSNLSLDYKGDMAKFSGDFLSSLADIKGIDGSFDVGKSTLSLKLQAVVSELNKLAFLAGRELHGKFAAHVTAEGKVDDLSVKATSDDLFRGKLEATYKGSTLDAVLKNFEVKGLTQTLGLDHLYDGNGDVKFDYETKQRAGKFDILLKEGHLASTNLTNNIKTFTGKDITKEIYKDGKIYGDIKGDNVVFNVNLSSPKSDIKAAGGTYNTTTKMLNAPLVCRLEKTDLNVKISGTTDKLKYDVRSQYLENKVKKEIGRFLDKKLGKDDDASSEKQN, encoded by the coding sequence ATGAAAAAAATAGCCTATTTAGTAGTGGCTTTGGCGCTGATAATCCTTTGCATTTTTGGCTTCACCTTTAGCTCTTTTGGTAATAAATTTATAGCCAACAAAATAGAAAAAGAGGCACTTGCTCGCGGTATCGATGTCAAATTTAAAAACTTTAACCTTGGTCTTAGCACGCTAAATTTAGAAGCGATTGTGATGAATGCCATAAATTTAAAGGCAAATGGCGATCTCTCATTATTTGCTCAAAGCATGAACTTAAACATAGATATAGACGCCGACAAGGCAAAGGCTAGCGAGCTTGGACTAAAAAAAGATATCGCGCTTAAGGCAAACGCGATCGGTAAGTTTAGCAACTTCAAGCTAACAGCAACTGGCACGGCGCTTGGTTCAAACATAAATTTAAACGCAAATTTAAAAGACTACCTACCAAAAGCTCTAAATCTTAATGCTAAAGACATCGAGCTTTCTGAGATATCAGCTCTTGCTAAAAAGCCAAATTTAGCTAGCGGCAAGCTTGATCTAACGAGCAACATGCAAGGGGTTGATGAGAAAAATGAGCCGATCATTAACGCTCAAATTTTAGCAAGCGGTGCAACGATAAACAAAGAAATTCTAAAAAATGAATTTGGGCTAAATTTAGCAAAAGATATAAGTTTTAAAGGCGGCGTAAATGCTAAATTTGCAAATGAAAAAGTGAGCGCAAAAACCCTTATCATCGCACCTGAAGCTACTTTAAAAGCAAATGAGACGACCTATGATCTAGCTAGCAAAAATTTAAAGAGCGACTTTTTGCTAAACGTACCCGATCTTGCTCTTTTTGGCAAGCTTTTAAATCAACAGCTAAGTGGCGCCGTGAACGCAAACGGCGAAATTACAATGCAAGAAAACGCCCTTAAAAACCTAAAGGCTGAGATAAACGGCCTTGGTGGCAAGATAAATGCAAATTTTGATAGTAAAAACTTAGCTCTAAATGCGACCAGCATAAAGCTAAAAGAGCTTCTAGCGCTTGCCTTGCAGCCTAGCTACGCAGACGGAGAGATAAATTTAAACGCAAATTTTAGCGGCTTTGACGAGCTAAAAAAGCTTGCAGGCGAAGCTAAATTTGAGATAAAAAACGGCCTTATAAATAATGGTCTTGCAAAGCTTAAAAATGCAGCTAAATTTGAGCTAAAAGGCGGTGCTACCGCAAAAGGTGAGCTTATAAATTTTGACGCAAGCGTGCTTAGTGACCTTGGCGAGCTAAAGGATATAAAGGGCGTTTATGACCTAAAAAACAGCCAAATTTTTAGCAAATTTGCCCTGCTCATTAGCGACCCTGAGAAATTTAAAGCGGTTAGTGGCTTTGAGGTTGGCTCAAAGATGGCGCTTGCGGGCGATGTGAAGGTAAAAGAGAGAAAGATAGATGAGCTAAATTTAGGCGGTGACGCCTTTGCTGGCAAGCTAAACGCCGCCATAAAAAATGAAAATCTTGATCTTAGCCTAAAAGAGGCGCAGCTAGGAGAGATCTTGGCGCTTAGTGGCAACGACAGACTGGCAAACGCTAAGGTAAATGTGCAGGCAAAGGGGCAAAATATCTTTAGTAAAAGCTCAAGCATTGCCGCAACGATCGCTTTAAATGATGGCAAATTTAACGCCACAGCGCTTAGCAAAATGCTTGATAAAAAATTCCCAGAAAATGAGAAATTTAGCTCAAATTTGAGCCTAGACTATAAAGGCGACATGGCAAAATTTAGTGGTGACTTTCTTAGCTCATTAGCTGATATAAAGGGCATAGATGGCAGTTTTGACGTGGGTAAAAGCACGCTAAGTTTAAAGCTTCAAGCGGTAGTTTCGGAGCTAAATAAGCTTGCATTTTTAGCTGGTCGCGAGCTTCACGGTAAATTTGCAGCCCACGTAACGGCAGAGGGCAAAGTGGATGATCTAAGCGTAAAAGCCACTTCAGATGATCTATTTAGGGGCAAGCTAGAGGCAACCTACAAAGGCAGCACGCTTGATGCGGTGCTAAAAAACTTTGAGGTTAAAGGGCTAACACAGACTTTGGGGCTGGATCATCTATATGACGGCAACGGCGATGTTAAATTTGACTACGAGACAAAGCAAAGGGCGGGCAAATTTGACATCTTGCTAAAAGAGGGTCACCTAGCCAGCACAAATCTCACAAACAATATAAAAACCTTCACCGGCAAGGACATCACAAAAGAGATTTACAAAGACGGCAAAATTTATGGCGACATAAAGGGCGATAACGTCGTTTTTAACGTAAATTTAAGCTCGCCAAAGAGCGACATAAAGGCTGCAGGCGGCACTTATAATACCACCACAAAAATGCTTAACGCACCGCTTGTTTGCAGGCTCGAAAAGACCGATCTAAACGTGAAAATTTCAGGCACTACAGACAAGTTAAAATACGACGTCAGATCGCAATACCTCGAAAATAAGGTCAAAAAAGAGATAGGTAGATTTTTAGATAAGAAGCTCGGCAAAGATGATGACGCAAGCAGCGAAAAGCAAAATTAA
- a CDS encoding MFS transporter has protein sequence MSSRLGYCLLAGGMSLTGFVTNYYIILVCVMISGIGAALFHPSAARIVNYVSNAKNRAKSISMFSFGGNVGFAVGPILVAVFVGNFGLKGTLVFIIPQIF, from the coding sequence ATGTCATCCCGCTTGGGCTACTGCTTGCTGGCGGGGGGCATGAGCCTCACTGGCTTTGTGACAAACTACTACATCATCCTAGTTTGCGTGATGATAAGCGGTATCGGCGCCGCGCTCTTTCACCCAAGTGCCGCAAGGATCGTAAACTACGTCTCAAACGCCAAAAATAGAGCCAAAAGTATAAGTATGTTCTCTTTTGGAGGCAACGTGGGCTTTGCAGTTGGGCCCATTTTAGTCGCCGTTTTTGTGGGAAATTTTGGCCTAAAAGGGACGCTAGTCTTTATAATCCCTCAAATTTTTTAA
- a CDS encoding MFS transporter — protein MRLCLCIFSRSIVTFGFSAFFSIYLIKIFGLSKEAANVNLGMFFAAGAISTLFGGALADRYGLVRLIKISLSIAAPLVVLMLFIDSYALFLAASTCVSACISLSFSPSIALAQLYLPNQIGLASGVTLGLSITIGGIFATVIGKIADIFSLIHSFYFVAAVSLICAVSSYFLKPVTR, from the coding sequence TTGAGGCTTTGTCTATGTATATTTTCACGCTCGATCGTCACATTTGGCTTTTCAGCATTTTTTAGCATCTACCTCATCAAAATTTTTGGCCTTAGCAAAGAGGCTGCAAATGTAAATTTAGGCATGTTTTTTGCTGCAGGTGCTATCTCTACGTTATTTGGCGGAGCGCTAGCTGATAGATACGGCCTAGTTAGACTCATCAAAATAAGTCTAAGCATCGCCGCGCCGCTAGTCGTGCTGATGCTCTTTATCGACAGCTACGCGCTATTTCTCGCGGCCTCCACGTGTGTGAGTGCCTGCATCAGCCTATCTTTTAGCCCCTCAATCGCCCTTGCGCAGCTTTATTTACCAAATCAAATCGGCCTAGCCTCAGGCGTAACGCTTGGGCTTAGTATCACAATCGGCGGCATATTCGCAACGGTCATCGGCAAGATCGCTGACATCTTTAGCCTTATACACTCATTTTACTTTGTCGCAGCAGTATCGCTTATATGCGCGGTTTCTAGCTACTTTTTAAAGCCAGTCACGAGATAA
- the uvrB gene encoding excinuclease ABC subunit UvrB, protein MSKFEISSKFSPSSDQARAIKEIVKSINSGNKYQTLLGVTGSGKTFTMANVIRELNMPTLIMTHNKSLAAQLYSEFKGFFPKNHVEYFISYYDYYQPEAYIPRSDLYIEKDSSVNEELERLRLSATASLLSFDDVICVASVSANYGLGNPSEYKGMVAYLSVGEKISQRKLLEQLVDMGYKRNDNYFDRGDFRVNGDVVDIYPAYYNDEALRVEFFGDEIDAMYHFDVLDNKRLKDISKFTLYATSQFIVGADRLKIAMKEIEEELDARLKEFNEQGKLVEAQRLKQRVEFDLEMMASTGMCKGIENYARHLTGQKPGETPYSMFDYFEISGKDYLVIVDESHVSLPQFRGMYAGDRSRKEVLVEYGFRLPSALDNRPLKFDEFISKKAKFLFVSATPNEYELGISQGHVYEQILRPTGLLDPLIEIKDSDNQVEALFDEAKAVIARGERVLVTVLTKKMAEELSRYYIELGIKVKYMHSDIDAIERNEIIRGLRSGEFDMLIGINLLREGLDLPEVSLIAIMDADKEGFLRSTTSLIQTMGRAARNINGKVLMFAKKITHSMKEAIDTTTARRKFQDEYNKAHGITPHSASRNIEESLHVEDDGEIYKRGKNLEKMPASERAAIVKELRKQMLEAAAQLEFEKAAALRDEIAKMRKL, encoded by the coding sequence ATGAGTAAATTTGAAATTTCATCTAAATTTAGCCCAAGCAGTGACCAAGCAAGAGCGATAAAAGAGATAGTAAAAAGCATAAATTCAGGCAATAAATACCAAACTCTTCTAGGTGTTACAGGATCTGGCAAGACCTTTACCATGGCAAACGTTATACGTGAGCTAAACATGCCAACGCTTATAATGACGCATAACAAATCCTTAGCTGCGCAGCTTTACAGCGAATTTAAGGGCTTTTTCCCAAAAAACCATGTCGAGTACTTCATAAGCTACTACGACTACTACCAGCCAGAGGCCTACATCCCAAGAAGCGACCTATATATAGAAAAGGATAGCTCGGTAAATGAGGAGCTTGAGCGCCTGCGCCTCTCTGCGACGGCTAGTTTGCTAAGCTTTGACGACGTCATCTGTGTCGCCTCAGTCTCTGCAAACTACGGCCTTGGCAATCCAAGCGAGTATAAGGGGATGGTGGCATATCTTAGCGTGGGCGAGAAGATAAGCCAAAGAAAGCTTTTAGAGCAGCTCGTGGATATGGGCTACAAGCGTAATGACAACTACTTTGACAGGGGGGATTTTCGTGTAAATGGCGATGTGGTGGATATTTACCCAGCTTACTACAACGACGAAGCTCTAAGGGTCGAGTTTTTTGGCGATGAGATCGATGCGATGTATCATTTTGACGTGCTTGATAACAAAAGGCTAAAGGACATCTCTAAATTTACGCTTTATGCGACCAGCCAGTTCATCGTGGGTGCCGATAGGCTAAAGATCGCTATGAAAGAGATCGAAGAGGAGCTTGATGCGCGCTTAAAAGAGTTTAACGAGCAGGGCAAGCTAGTCGAGGCACAGAGGCTAAAGCAAAGGGTGGAGTTTGACCTTGAGATGATGGCAAGCACTGGTATGTGCAAGGGCATCGAAAACTACGCGCGCCACCTAACCGGACAAAAGCCCGGAGAGACGCCGTACTCGATGTTTGACTACTTTGAGATAAGCGGCAAAGACTATCTGGTCATCGTCGATGAGAGCCACGTGAGTTTGCCACAGTTTAGGGGTATGTATGCGGGTGACAGGAGCCGTAAAGAGGTGCTTGTAGAGTATGGATTTCGCTTGCCTTCAGCGCTTGATAACAGGCCGCTTAAATTTGATGAGTTCATAAGCAAAAAGGCGAAATTTCTCTTTGTCTCAGCCACACCAAACGAATATGAGCTTGGTATCAGCCAAGGACACGTCTATGAGCAGATTTTGCGACCTACTGGCTTGCTTGATCCTCTCATCGAGATAAAAGATAGTGACAACCAAGTTGAAGCGCTATTTGACGAGGCAAAGGCGGTGATCGCTAGAGGTGAGCGCGTGCTAGTTACGGTGCTAACTAAAAAGATGGCCGAGGAGCTGAGCCGCTACTACATCGAGCTTGGCATAAAGGTCAAGTATATGCACTCAGACATCGACGCGATCGAGCGAAATGAGATCATTAGAGGGCTTAGAAGCGGCGAATTTGACATGCTAATAGGTATAAATTTGCTTCGTGAGGGGCTGGACCTGCCTGAAGTGAGCCTGATAGCGATCATGGACGCTGATAAAGAGGGCTTTTTACGCTCTACCACGAGCCTTATACAGACGATGGGGCGTGCGGCTAGAAACATAAATGGCAAGGTGTTAATGTTTGCCAAAAAGATCACACACTCGATGAAAGAGGCGATCGATACAACGACAGCTAGGCGTAAATTTCAAGATGAATACAACAAAGCTCACGGCATAACGCCGCACTCTGCAAGCAGGAATATCGAAGAGAGCCTGCATGTCGAAGATGATGGTGAAATTTATAAGCGTGGTAAAAATTTAGAAAAGATGCCAGCTAGCGAGCGAGCCGCGATCGTAAAAGAGCTAAGAAAGCAGATGCTTGAAGCGGCGGCACAGCTGGAGTTTGAGAAGGCGGCGGCGTTACGTGACGAAATAGCAAAGATGAGAAAATTATAA
- a CDS encoding cell division protein ZapB has translation MFEDNAILTTLSDKVNDLITKYDELCKTNEELRNEIVTLKAQNEAKSNQIMRLEEDLDKKNTEADDVMRKIEAVLGR, from the coding sequence ATGTTTGAAGATAATGCGATCTTAACCACACTAAGCGATAAAGTAAATGACCTGATCACAAAATATGACGAACTTTGCAAAACGAACGAAGAGTTGCGTAATGAGATCGTAACTTTAAAAGCACAAAATGAGGCAAAAAGCAATCAAATCATGCGTTTAGAAGAGGATCTTGACAAGAAAAATACCGAAGCTGACGATGTAATGAGAAAAATCGAAGCTGTCCTTGGCAGATAA
- a CDS encoding type II secretion system protein: protein MKRRAYTLLELIFIVVILGILSTVAIPRLFFSRSDATISNAKTQLAAIRSGISLKYNDNILQAKPEFPQKLDDGDPSRLFKNVINIPIKDSGSKNGWHRISDDKYTFRLDGKVANFKYDKNTGDFGCSDENEICKSLQ, encoded by the coding sequence ATGAAAAGACGAGCTTACACCTTACTTGAGCTAATATTTATAGTAGTTATACTAGGTATTTTAAGCACAGTCGCTATACCTAGGCTATTTTTTTCTAGAAGTGATGCTACCATCTCAAATGCCAAAACTCAACTTGCTGCTATAAGAAGTGGAATTTCACTAAAATACAATGACAATATCTTGCAAGCAAAGCCAGAATTTCCACAAAAACTAGACGATGGCGATCCAAGCAGACTCTTTAAAAATGTTATAAATATACCGATAAAAGATAGCGGCAGCAAAAATGGCTGGCACAGAATAAGCGATGACAAATATACATTTAGGTTAGATGGCAAAGTAGCAAATTTCAAATACGACAAAAATACTGGCGATTTTGGTTGCAGCGATGAAAATGAAATTTGCAAATCACTTCAGTAA
- a CDS encoding primosomal protein N', protein MHYYILAFYGLNLAPLTYESDQKLEKFQGVKASLRGKILTAFVLKETSKPEFKTSKILEILPINLTSMQSELAIFISKYYTCELGVSLNLFEPNDIIAVDQIYENQNFNLTPKLSEKQQEALEFINKRKISLIFGDTGSGKSEIYIAKIREILNTGNQALFLMPEISLTPQMQKRLESFFGEAVAVWHSKITSKKKEQILKDIKIGKVRLVAGARSALFLPLERLKLIIIDEEHDDSYKNTGSKPHYNARDLALFLTSKFDLQVVLGSATPSLTSFYKHGHFRLKGTYFDSQKNYIFDESETGISEILKDEISKTLANKKQAVICLPTRANFKYLVCKNCGETLKCPFCSIGMSYYKKQNVLKCQYCEHKMAVPKTCHQCGSEMIEAKKIGTSELLERLQNEFANARIAKFDRDEITTQNKLINALKKFNDGKIDILLGTQMLSKGHDYHNVELAVIMGFDELLNFPDYKARERTLALAMQVAGRAGRNGAGRVIIQSKQREFFESYISDYDAFLKEEIGYREGLYPPFTRLLRIIISHKDEHIVKNTMNEFIQRIEPLRSDELEIIGYGKCQIEYLGSKFRYEILLRSNSHIPLLKAANLCKSELSDIDIDPVNFS, encoded by the coding sequence ATGCATTATTACATACTCGCATTTTATGGGCTAAATTTAGCCCCACTCACTTATGAAAGCGATCAAAAACTAGAAAAATTTCAAGGCGTAAAGGCTTCTTTAAGAGGCAAAATTCTTACTGCCTTTGTCCTAAAAGAGACAAGCAAGCCAGAGTTTAAAACAAGTAAAATTTTAGAAATTCTACCGATTAACCTAACTTCAATGCAAAGTGAATTGGCAATATTTATCTCAAAATATTACACATGCGAGCTTGGCGTCAGCCTAAATTTATTTGAACCAAATGACATTATTGCAGTAGATCAAATTTATGAAAATCAAAATTTTAATTTGACACCCAAACTAAGCGAAAAACAGCAAGAGGCTTTGGAATTTATAAATAAACGTAAAATTTCACTCATCTTTGGCGACACTGGAAGCGGAAAAAGCGAAATTTACATCGCAAAGATTAGAGAAATTTTAAACACAGGTAACCAAGCGCTATTTTTAATGCCTGAAATTTCACTCACGCCACAAATGCAAAAACGCCTTGAGAGCTTCTTTGGCGAGGCAGTAGCTGTTTGGCACTCAAAGATCACGTCAAAGAAAAAAGAGCAAATTTTAAAAGATATAAAAATTGGAAAAGTTAGGCTCGTTGCAGGTGCGAGATCGGCTTTATTTTTACCACTTGAGAGGCTAAAACTCATCATCATAGACGAAGAACACGACGATAGCTACAAAAACACAGGTTCAAAACCACACTACAACGCAAGAGATCTCGCACTCTTTTTAACTAGCAAATTTGATCTACAAGTGGTGCTTGGAAGTGCCACGCCAAGCCTTACTAGCTTTTACAAGCATGGGCATTTTCGCTTAAAAGGGACATATTTTGATTCGCAAAAAAATTACATTTTCGATGAGAGCGAGACTGGAATTAGTGAAATTTTAAAAGATGAAATTTCAAAGACACTCGCGAATAAAAAGCAAGCTGTCATCTGCCTGCCAACAAGAGCAAATTTTAAATATCTAGTCTGCAAAAACTGCGGTGAAACGCTAAAGTGTCCATTTTGCAGTATCGGTATGAGCTATTACAAAAAACAAAACGTGCTAAAGTGTCAATACTGCGAGCATAAAATGGCCGTGCCAAAGACCTGCCATCAGTGCGGCAGCGAGATGATAGAGGCTAAAAAGATCGGCACTAGCGAGCTACTTGAGCGGCTGCAAAACGAGTTTGCGAACGCCAGAATCGCTAAATTTGACAGGGATGAGATAACGACGCAAAACAAGCTCATAAATGCTTTGAAGAAATTTAACGACGGCAAGATAGATATCTTGCTTGGTACGCAAATGCTAAGCAAAGGGCATGATTACCACAACGTAGAGCTTGCTGTCATCATGGGATTTGACGAGCTTTTAAATTTTCCTGATTATAAGGCCAGAGAGCGAACGCTTGCTCTTGCCATGCAAGTAGCCGGAAGAGCTGGTAGAAACGGGGCTGGTAGAGTTATCATTCAAAGCAAACAAAGAGAATTTTTTGAGAGCTACATCAGTGATTATGACGCATTTCTAAAAGAAGAGATTGGCTACCGCGAGGGGCTTTATCCGCCATTTACTAGGCTTCTTCGCATTATCATCTCACATAAAGATGAACACATAGTAAAAAATACAATGAATGAATTTATACAAAGAATAGAACCTTTAAGAAGCGATGAACTTGAGATCATAGGATACGGAAAGTGCCAGATCGAGTATCTTGGAAGCAAATTTAGATATGAAATTTTACTCCGCTCAAACTCTCATATACCTCTTTTAAAAGCTGCAAACCTCTGCAAAAGCGAACTTAGCGATATCGATATTGATCCAGTCAATTTTAGTTAA